In one Acetobacter sp. genomic region, the following are encoded:
- a CDS encoding SMP-30/gluconolactonase/LRE family protein — MKKLYFLLMTGVLCVATVSTTQAASTAITSNLDPAFGASGTVEIVATIDAPDPSGIAVVNNRLFLTFPKHDGDHPGPVLAEWKNGQLIPFPSSAFSESAQGDPASRLISPHGMTTDTQGNIWVIDDGKIKGHSIPAGGAKVVGISPTSGQIIASVILKEALLPDSHMNDLRVDLTHGAKGTAFITDSSFGGHPALVVVDIATGRQRRVLAGHVSTMPDKGYQTVLDGRVLHYDSTHPTFPAGGADGITLSVNSQTLYYSPLASRRLYSLSTAQLADFSVSSDELAQRVVDEGEKGAADGLATDPWNRIYTTAADHDAIFRRNPDGGFELIASDPRFVWPDGIFADSRYVYVVLGQWSRLPRLHGGQDMRRPPFLVAKVPITPPASQ, encoded by the coding sequence ATGAAAAAGCTGTATTTCCTGCTGATGACAGGTGTTCTCTGTGTTGCTACGGTTTCCACGACACAGGCCGCTTCTACGGCGATCACCAGTAATCTTGATCCGGCATTTGGCGCCAGCGGCACAGTGGAAATTGTCGCAACGATTGACGCTCCCGACCCGTCAGGGATTGCTGTCGTCAATAATCGTCTGTTTCTGACTTTCCCGAAGCATGATGGCGATCATCCGGGACCGGTGCTCGCAGAATGGAAGAATGGACAGCTCATTCCATTTCCTTCATCGGCTTTTTCGGAATCAGCACAAGGTGATCCTGCATCCCGGCTTATCTCCCCTCACGGGATGACCACGGATACACAGGGTAATATCTGGGTCATAGATGACGGGAAAATCAAAGGACACTCCATTCCTGCGGGTGGGGCTAAAGTTGTAGGTATCAGTCCGACAAGCGGTCAGATCATCGCCAGCGTGATTCTGAAAGAGGCTTTACTGCCTGACAGTCACATGAACGATCTGCGCGTCGATCTGACGCATGGCGCGAAGGGCACGGCGTTCATTACCGACAGCTCCTTCGGAGGCCATCCCGCCCTCGTTGTCGTGGATATCGCCACAGGTCGGCAGAGACGTGTGCTGGCGGGGCATGTGTCAACCATGCCAGATAAAGGGTATCAGACTGTTCTGGATGGGCGAGTGCTTCATTATGATTCCACACACCCCACATTCCCGGCTGGCGGGGCTGACGGAATAACACTCTCCGTTAACTCACAGACGCTCTATTATTCGCCACTGGCCAGCCGTCGTCTTTACAGTCTGTCTACGGCGCAGTTGGCTGATTTTTCCGTCAGTTCAGACGAACTCGCTCAGCGTGTTGTCGATGAAGGCGAGAAAGGTGCGGCGGATGGTCTTGCCACCGATCCATGGAATCGCATCTACACCACAGCGGCAGATCATGATGCCATTTTTCGTCGTAACCCGGATGGCGGGTTTGAGCTGATTGCCTCCGACCCGAGATTCGTATGGCCGGATGGAATCTTCGCCGATTCCCGGTATGTCTATGTCGTTCTTGGCCAGTGGAGCCGCCTTCCGCGGCTACATGGCGGTCAGGATATGCGCAGACCACCTTTTCTGGTGGCAAAAGTCCCGATCACACCTCCTGCATCTCAGTAA
- a CDS encoding amidohydrolase family protein produces MRQFSLATAAFLLSAVPAFADSAPVIALTHIRVIDGTGAPPMEDVTLVMQSGRILAVGKGISVPGRARILDRSGDTVLPGLISDHSHVGQYESVVAGPQFYTRATIISELEQYRRYGVTTVTALGNNAPDVFDPLRRDAHAGKTPADLFGVDQGIGVPKGAPPVNVTADQLFRPRTAEEARHDVNIMADEGSDLVKIWVDDFDGSLPVKMAPDIISAVVDESHKRNLRVAAHIHDLDDAEHVVAAGVDILAHGIRDKPVPPALIEKLKSGQIWYIATLELDEASTAWAEHSPWTQTAFTLAGLSTPLLRQVSDPVWRQKHMTGKQADFARASLAMNLQNLKTLYDAGVKIGFGTDSGAMPLRVPGVAEHRELALTVQAGVPALAAIHIATQNAADLLHLSDRGVIAAGRRADLLVVSGNPAVAIGDADRIVETWENGTVTTTRP; encoded by the coding sequence ATGAGACAATTCAGTCTGGCAACAGCAGCCTTTCTGCTCTCGGCAGTGCCCGCTTTTGCAGACTCTGCGCCTGTTATCGCCCTGACACATATACGGGTCATCGACGGTACGGGCGCGCCTCCCATGGAGGATGTCACACTGGTCATGCAGAGTGGCCGTATTCTGGCTGTCGGGAAAGGTATCAGTGTTCCCGGTCGCGCCCGTATTCTGGATCGCTCGGGCGACACGGTGCTCCCCGGTCTCATTTCCGATCACAGCCATGTCGGACAATATGAGAGCGTCGTAGCCGGTCCTCAGTTTTACACGCGCGCCACCATCATCTCCGAGCTTGAACAGTATCGTCGTTACGGCGTGACGACCGTCACAGCTCTGGGCAATAACGCGCCGGATGTGTTCGATCCGCTACGACGGGACGCTCACGCAGGCAAAACGCCAGCCGATCTTTTCGGTGTGGATCAAGGGATCGGGGTGCCCAAGGGGGCTCCTCCGGTCAATGTCACGGCTGATCAGCTATTCCGTCCCCGAACGGCGGAAGAAGCCCGTCATGATGTGAATATCATGGCGGATGAAGGTAGCGATCTGGTCAAAATCTGGGTTGATGACTTCGATGGCTCTCTGCCGGTTAAAATGGCTCCCGACATCATCTCCGCTGTCGTGGATGAGTCCCACAAGCGCAATCTGCGTGTTGCTGCACATATTCATGATCTCGACGATGCAGAACATGTTGTCGCGGCTGGTGTGGATATTCTTGCTCACGGAATACGGGACAAGCCCGTCCCTCCGGCTCTGATCGAAAAGCTGAAATCCGGGCAGATCTGGTATATCGCGACCCTGGAACTCGATGAAGCCAGCACGGCATGGGCTGAGCATTCACCGTGGACACAAACAGCCTTTACGCTTGCCGGGCTATCGACGCCATTGCTTCGGCAGGTCAGCGATCCGGTCTGGCGGCAGAAGCACATGACCGGCAAGCAGGCTGATTTCGCGAGGGCCTCACTTGCGATGAATCTGCAAAACCTTAAGACGCTCTACGATGCGGGCGTCAAGATTGGTTTTGGAACAGACAGCGGTGCAATGCCGCTTCGCGTGCCCGGTGTGGCGGAACATAGGGAACTTGCCCTGACTGTTCAGGCAGGAGTGCCAGCACTCGCAGCCATCCACATTGCCACTCAGAACGCTGCCGATCTGCTGCATCTTTCCGACAGAGGTGTGATCGCTGCTGGTAGGCGGGCTGATCTTCTGGTGGTTTCAGGAAATCCCGCGGTCGCGATCGGAGATGCCGACAGGATTGTTGAAACATGGGAAAACGGGACGGTAACAACAACTCGTCCCTGA
- a CDS encoding tetratricopeptide repeat protein, with translation MDRQLAVADIEVQNGQEESALPQLIELNQRYPNNPAVLLRLARTHEALGRETAAIEFYKKIIGINHDSKDGWMGLVKIYMRRKPETALTILENMVKLYPDDPHIVDDYGVALDLNGHYAEAQAEYKRAIQIDPSMVSPEVNLGLSIGLSGDVYKGLAIIKPYAITGDAAPRTRENYALLLIAADHVEEAKVVLISYLPPDAAAAKFRKLSEFWALHGSQKRISSGNN, from the coding sequence GTGGACAGACAACTCGCTGTTGCGGATATCGAAGTGCAAAACGGCCAAGAGGAAAGCGCACTCCCGCAGTTGATTGAACTGAACCAGCGTTATCCCAACAATCCCGCCGTTCTGCTCAGGCTCGCCAGAACGCATGAGGCATTGGGGAGAGAAACGGCTGCCATCGAGTTTTACAAGAAAATCATCGGAATCAATCATGATTCCAAGGATGGCTGGATGGGGCTTGTCAAAATATACATGCGCCGCAAGCCTGAGACAGCTCTGACCATTCTGGAAAATATGGTCAAGCTCTATCCTGACGACCCACATATCGTTGATGATTATGGTGTGGCTCTGGATCTGAACGGTCATTACGCCGAAGCGCAGGCCGAGTATAAGCGGGCGATTCAGATTGATCCCAGTATGGTTTCGCCTGAGGTCAATCTCGGTCTTTCCATTGGCCTGTCAGGAGATGTCTACAAAGGTCTGGCCATCATCAAGCCATATGCCATCACAGGCGATGCAGCGCCGCGGACGCGGGAAAATTATGCCCTTCTCCTCATCGCCGCCGATCATGTGGAGGAAGCCAAGGTTGTTCTGATTTCCTATCTTCCGCCGGATGCGGCGGCTGCCAAATTCAGAAAACTCTCGGAATTCTGGGCGCTCCACGGATCTCAGAAGCGTATTTCATCTGGCAATAACTGA
- a CDS encoding JAB domain-containing protein, whose translation MPGFPSSSRPDETLPFASTGPYGHRRRMRERVIARSASVLADYELLEMLLFCGVQRGDTKPLAKALINQFGSFAGVLSAPVAALKTAGLNSDSIAALRLSSLAAQRLGGAEARERPHLGNWEALLGYFDTALEGAVPGQLRVLFLDNKNRLLADEALPGPSSQGRETQQEAADILRRALEVHATALILIRLCGEGAEPQKIIGLDEPLARELVRAGGFLAMTLHDVFALHGGSWASLKQLGRL comes from the coding sequence ATGCCCGGCTTCCCATCCAGTTCCCGTCCAGATGAGACGCTCCCATTCGCGAGCACGGGGCCTTATGGCCATCGCAGGAGAATGCGGGAGCGTGTGATCGCACGCAGCGCGTCTGTTCTGGCTGATTATGAACTGCTGGAGATGCTGCTGTTCTGTGGCGTTCAGCGTGGCGACACGAAGCCGCTGGCAAAAGCTCTGATCAATCAGTTCGGTTCTTTCGCGGGCGTTCTGTCCGCGCCGGTTGCGGCTTTGAAAACTGCCGGACTGAACAGTGACAGTATCGCAGCTCTCAGACTTTCCTCGCTGGCGGCCCAGCGTCTTGGGGGAGCGGAGGCGAGGGAACGTCCTCATCTGGGAAACTGGGAAGCTCTGCTCGGATATTTCGATACCGCTCTGGAAGGGGCTGTGCCGGGGCAACTGCGTGTGCTGTTTCTCGATAATAAAAACCGTCTTCTGGCGGACGAGGCCTTGCCCGGACCATCCAGTCAGGGGAGGGAGACCCAGCAGGAGGCTGCGGATATTCTCCGGCGGGCTCTGGAAGTCCATGCGACCGCGCTGATTCTGATCCGTCTGTGCGGTGAGGGGGCCGAGCCGCAAAAAATTATTGGGCTGGACGAGCCTCTGGCGCGTGAACTGGTCAGAGCTGGTGGCTTTCTTGCCATGACGCTGCACGATGTGTTCGCGCTGCATGGAGGAAGTTGGGCCAGTCTGAAGCAGTTGGGGCGGTTGTGA